The following is a genomic window from Corvus hawaiiensis isolate bCorHaw1 chromosome 5, bCorHaw1.pri.cur, whole genome shotgun sequence.
GTACCTCTGAGGGCAAAATGACTCGTTTCATGGCTTGTTCTTGAAATTatacaaaaatggaaaaagaaaaccaggtcTCCCAAACAGTCATTTCTACCCTGGCAGATGTCCTTAACTTAGGGCTAATGtggcaggagaagagaaagagcacaaagtttttaaaatctaGTACTAGTTCTGCCTCCTGAGCTGCTGATGCCGATTTGCAGCATGAAACTCTTGCCTTTCCCAGGAGAAGACATGCACCTCAAAATAACTTGTCACTGTTACCAGCAATACAGGGAAGAACAAAGTGAAGCTAAACTGTTCACTGAAATATGCTGAATATAAACTTACACCCATCTCTGGACTTCTCTATTTGTTCTCGGAGAAATCTGTCTTTGTGGAGATTAACATCACCAAACCAGAAATCCACTTGCTTGGCTATATCTGCCAGCACCTGTTTAACTCTTGacctcttcttcttctctctttcctttttctgctcagtGCTTTCTTCTTCCATGGCTTTGTCTCTTGTCGTTTCAGTCTCCATTCCTGTCATTCTGTCAAAGGAGAGATAAatataatcttaaaaaaaacaaaaagtcttATTTTAAGGAGTAAATATTCTTGTTCAATCTTTTGCCCTGTTACCAGAAAAGCAAGCTACTTGCTAAAAGAAGTCCACAACAACTAAAGCTGAAAAGCAGCTAATTTCCCTCCTCATAAACGCATTTTTCTAAGAATTAAaaagatacatatttttttccccactccccCTAACTCCTAGCACAAACCATTAGAAAGATCACACAACAAACCCAGGAGCACTACACGCTTCAGAAACTAACCCTGATCACGGCAGACAATAGtacagtttgtttttaaaaatttgtctttATTATGTCAAAAATGCAAACCACTCACTCCATCATCTGCCAAGGCCCTGCCCAAGAGCAGTAATTCAGTAAAGGGTCTCTGATTTTAATGGCAAACCAAGGTCTGTCAGAATGAGGcccctgaaaaataaatactaactAGAAGCAAGTGACTTAATACACAGATTCatcttgaaaaatataaaaccttTTTAATGCATCAATCCATCTCTTTTGTTCACATTTCGATTCGCTGTAGCTGAAAACTGCCAGTCACCACTTCAGTACCTCATTTCACAcgagcaaaacaaagcaacgCTGCCAGAAGCAGACAGCttttggaaaattaaattaacacaaaaattaaagtaattaatGTCGCAATCACCATATGAAAGACTTCTCAGCTCTCTGCCAAGGCAGCAGAGAGCGAAACGTGAGCTCAGCCATCAGAGAGGAAGCCCACCTCGACAACAGGATGGCGAAATGGAAATGGTCCCCAAATTATTGTGCAAATCAGGCTTCCTCAGCCGGAGATCAGTTTCTCCCCCGCTGTGAGCTGACGACTCAAGATAGTGAAAGGTCAGCAGTTACCTTGGAAAGATAAGCCAGGTAAAACTGCTCAGCAAGTTCAAGCTCCACTCAAGCCCTTCAGCAGGTTTTTTATATTCATAACCAGCAGACAATACGCTGCTTAGCTGAGGGCTAACACGGCGGTGCACCATAAACGTAAAACATCATGATGGGATACTTGTAGTGACTGAACAGCATTAAGGGACCACACCAACATATTAGTGTGGCTCATGGACAGCACAGCTTTGTTTTAAGTTGAGtctcccagctctgggactTCCTTCCCAGAAGAGGGGTTCTCATTCAAGTTAGAATAAAAACAGCTGCAAGCTGCATTCCGGGCTTCCCCCTCACTTTGTGCTTTAGGAATGAAGCTTTGAGAAAATTACTTTGTACTGCAAGCTCCTCCAGAGTCAGAGCAAATATCACCTATTAATATGTACACGAAAATGCAAGTAATTAATGTAGCAACCTCCCTATGCCCGGCTGCAAGacaatttgtatttttcacatGTCAATTCTcacactgccagcactgctctgataaacaattaaaatcagaggaaagcaaaagcaggcTCAAAACTTCACACTGATAAAGTAAAAGATCtccttaaaagaaataaaatcgcAGTGCCTCTGTGTGCCAGAGTGAAACCAGAAGAAGGAGGGATAATTAAACATGGGGAAGGAACTTTAGGAAAGCAACGATAATGTAAATCAAAATAACACAGCTCCACACCCATCTATAGAAACTTATCTAGGCTCGATAAAAATTAAAGATGCCCCTGTTAACCCATATCCAACCCCAATTTCTGTTATGATCAAAATCTAGAAAACATAATCAAATTCAACAGTAATCCAAGGTCTAGAAACAACAGGGTGCAGATATAAAATACACTTTATTCTTTTAAGCACTGATGCAAATGTTTGTTTCCTTGgggcattttaaaaagtaaaatgggGCAACAGGGcgtgggggagaaaaaagaagaattgaaaatactttatatactatgaaaatgtttctgtacAGTCAGTGGCAGCCCTAGGCAGGTACCGCAGAATAAATGCAAGTAATCAGCAAACCTGGAACTACTTAAAAAGACACATCCTGTAACAGTTTTACACCAATATAGACACAGGCAGCGCTGCAGCAGTGAagttcctgccctgccctgaaACTTCTCTCTATGCAAAGTGAGGTAACAAAGGACAGGAGTTACTAGATGGGGTCCAGCACAAATTTCTTAACCCAAACCCAGAGAaccttcttcttttcctctcccgTTATAAGCAATGAAACAAATACATCATTTTAAACGCAGTTGTAAGGCATTTAATATATTCATGAAACTAGTGtgccagaaacagaaaaagcttGACAGTGATGAGTGTTAAGGCTGTTCGCACACACAGGGAGACACATCCCTGTGTGCCAGTTGTGCCCTTCCCTCTGTCATCCCAGGAGGGGCAGAGTGGATTTATTTGTGTTCCAAGACTGGACACGggacttagtgccatggtctggttgacaaggtggtgatcggtcaaaggttggactcgatctcagaggtcttttcccaACACGAGCGATTATGCggttataaataaaatatatgccAGCAGCAGACTCTGCCCAaaagggcagcccagctcctTTACCTCACCATATCTCACCCTCAAGAAACACAGCTGAATTTTGTGATCTGAGAACTAATTTCTGGTTCTTCcctgctgggaaaagcaggtgATTAAAGAACTGaacaagcagcagagctgctggacgCAGAGTCACCTGCGCATCACTTGCGGGCAAAGCCACCTCAGCGCCCGGGGGCGGTGACGAGCCCTCAGGAAGGCGCCACACGCGTCGGGAGCAGCGGGCACCGGGAGAAGAGGATGCCCGGGGCGGGCAAAGGCCGGGCAAAGGTTACAGTGCGATGCCGGCGGGGAGCGATGACCCGAGGGGACCGACgcagcccccccgccccggccgtgAGGGGAGCGCgcggggggctcaggggggaagctgcgcgcgggcggcgggaaAGCCGCGGAGGGGGCGACAGCGCCCCCTgtccgcgccgccgccgccgccgctgcaaCCGGCAAACCCATAGCCCCTCCCCGGCCACTgacctgccgccgccgccgcggcgaCACCGGCACAGCTCCGCCCGGCTCCTCCGCGGCTCCGGCTCTACCACCGTCCCCGTCAATCCCGGCACGACGCGCTGCCCGCTCCCCCCCTTtccaaggggggaaaaaaaaaaagccccgcGGCGGCGCCCGCGCGTGCGCGCCGGCGTCGGGGGCGCGCCCGGCTTTGGGGGCACGTGACTTCCTCCTCGCGGGGCGTCGCGGCGCCGTGACGTCAGGCGGGGCGCTGCGGCGGGAAGTTCGGAAAGGCTGCGGCTGTCACCGTGATCCCGATCCCGGAGCCGCTGGGTAGGATCGGGGAGTGCGCCCGGCCCCCCGGGAGTGGCGGGGGCTACGGTGGCGGTCCCTCGGGGCACCGCCCTGGGAGGCGGCGCTGGCGCTGAAGGGAGTGCTGGTGAAtgaagggctgggagggggctgtGTGGAGGCAGCGGGTTTGACAGCGGCGTGTCCGTGTGTTCGGCGCGTCCCAGTGCCCGTGGCATTCCCTCGGCACTCATTCTAAGCGTTCGCATTCATCCAACTGCTCTAACAACTCGAGGAATAACTCTGTCCTAAAAGCGGTGGCCGTTTCCAGGGAGTTTCACCTTATGAAGCACCCAAGGAGGCGACAGCCATAGGAAACAGCGCGAATCTTTTCCCTTTTCGTCATATAAACTGTTTCTTCCTAATCCAGAGTatatagaattttattttaaaatttactgcGGTCTAGCTTTAAATATGCAAAGAGGTTTGGCTTCACGGGGGGCTGGTTTGGAGAGTCAGTTATTTTTTGCATGAGTTAAACATGCGTGACCAACTCCGCACCTGTGACAAAATCCTTCTGGTGACGGcttctctggttttcttttgggtttttttctgcaagtaAATTTTTAATTCAGGTAATTCCGAATAAGAGTATTGAGAATTGCCGGCCATTCATTTAAACAAATGAATTCGCATAAAAGCTAGAAAATATCTTGacatctattaaaaaaagcGATTTTTGTTACCAGCAGTCTGTTGATTGGTTTTGAggtttctctttaaaatgccCACAGCAGCTTTACCCCTGATTTGATATCTACTGGTTCGATACTGTCTTTCATCTAACTCTTTTCttttgaggggaaaagagaagtaattttttgtCCATACCTTTCCTTCACAGTTCTGGTGCATCCTGAACGTTTCCCTGTCTCTCAGGCTGTGGGAAGATGTGGATATCTGTGAAATAAGGTGTTGGATGACTGTGTTGCCAAAACAATGGCCTCTCAAGAATTTACTGTGAGTGATTTTTAACACTCTGTACAATTAAGTAGGAATAACTTTAAAGACTGGAGCTGCTGAAGTATTTGAACATTTTCTTACTTGTTACTTTTTCAACATTTTACCTATTTAAAACAGGTATTATACACTCaccaaaagatgaaaaaatcaaaaacatGGCAAGATGGAATTCTGAAGGTTAGAACTGGCAGAAATCAGGTGAAAATTCAGACTTAACACTGTTGGATTTAATATCATCTGCTACTGCTGGACTGCCAGTGGCAGTCTAGTTGATCTGTGAAATAACTGGTtgtttaaaatcttatttttatattgcagGCTACCTTGTTTGATGATAAGGGACAATGTCTGGAgagtatttttataaaatctcAGGTATATTTTGTTCGGAgttgttatttttatatctgATTGTGGTTTGtctttcaggaaaaatttcAAACTTAACTTGTTTGGTAgctaaaatagtaatttttcttgttgttgGTATAAAATTCTGCTACAGTGCAAATAattgaaagggaaaacagcttCTATTTATTGATAAATCTTACTGTTTCTGCAGAAGGTTTCatgggatttttcttcctttggggTAGAAACAGTGTATTACAGTGATATGTGAAAAAATCATTGAAGCTAAGTGCTAATGCTTtttagaatatatatataagtaaAAGTATTATATGGCATCTATGATACAGTAGGTGTAAGTACCTGCATTTTTTACATGTAAGTACTTGAAAGactatatttatataaaataattatatatatattattgtTTCTTATATAGTACTATTATGTACACACTGCTGCACTCTCCTTTCCAGGTGACTCCTGGAGATGATTTAGAAAGTGAGCGATATTTAATCACAGTTGAAGCAGTCAAAGTGAGTGAAAAGCCTTCTGAAGATCAGCCAAGGAAAGCAGAAACTCCAGCAGTGGATAGAAATGGTGTAAAACCCAGTCTTCTGCCCCCGAGACATCTCCCTGTTGGCTTGAAAAGGAAGTTTACGGTGCGTTTTTGTTCCAAGTTTTTATGTCTCGtatttacatgtattttaaaacacaaggGACACATATTCTCATGAATGGTAAATATATACATcatttcttcctgctctttttttcttttttttttaattgagctgTAATCCAGAATGTGTCCCCTGTAGGTGTTTTTTCCACACTTAGGAAATTTGGTTTAGCAGGATTGCTGTTGCTGAGCCTGAAGTAAGAATCACAAGGGCTTGAGGTTTTTTCTATGCACCTGTGGAATCCCCATTTGGATTTGATCAGAATATATTTTCAGGCCATTTGGTCAGAATATAGTTCATGGAGTGTGCCCCATTTTCAACATTCGATTACATAACGtggattaatttaaaatttgtctCCTAGGGGTTCCAAGGGCCACGCCAAGTTGAGAAGAAAATACCAGCAgtggaagatgaagaaaaaccAACAGTGTTGCCTTTATCTAAGCAGTGCCAAGGGAGTTTTCCATCCCAGTTTTATATCAGCTCTCCATTATTCTCTACGATTCGCAAGAAGGATGCAGAAACAAATCCCTCTGCAGGCTTTCAGGAAGAGGGATGTAAGGACAGAGGCAGAGAACACATGTCTGTGTCCTCCCTGCTTTCAACTCCATTTACTGACAGCTGTgaggagacagagaaggaaaactctGATCAATTTGTTGTGAAGACAGAATCCCCTCTCCTTACTGGGCCCACTGGTCCCAGGGCAGTGTCCCACCACATCAGGAGCACAGCACAGATAATTGCTCTCCTGAAGTCTAAACCAGCGCAAGGACACAGAGAGCAAACATCTGGAGTCACAGGTTGTCTTTCCACGTTTCAGACAGCAGAAAATGCCGATTTATATGACAAAAAAAGCCCTGTCCTAGCAGCTTTTTCAGGCAACCCTGCCAACGGACTTATTCCAGATACTCAGCGCCTGCCTTTTACGCAGGGCGCTGGAAGTGATAAAAAGGACTGGAATGCTGAAATGCTTCCAAATTCAACTAAACAACCTGGTGCTGAAGAAGTCACAGGACAGAGACAAGACAAAAAGGTAAATAATTTAAGACAAGGTTTACAAGATCACTGCGACACTGATAGTTGCTTCCTACCTGAGTGCACCGTAAGTAGAATGAGTGACAGTCAGTTTGTTCCATCCTCAGGTGACATTTCACGTTCAGCAAGTCCAACCACCTTTGAAAACAATCCCTTTGGATACAGGGAGCAGCATTCAGGGACTGACAAGCTTAGAGAGAATTTATCTGTAGAGATGCAGAATGAGCTTCATCCAAGACAAAATTCAGAGGGAGTGTCTAGTGACCCGGAGCTCTCTGGGGATGTGACATTGACAGAAGCTGGAGTTGTGAAGGAGGTGTTCAGTTTGCATGGCAAAGACTGTAGTTCAGATGAGGAGCTGATGGAGGTTAACTTTAGCCTAATGGAGACTTTCGATTTTAATGACACAGACAATGAAGACATGTGTGAAAGAGAAGTGAAGGAGCTCGCTGAGGGAGACACGCCTTCACAGAGCCCAGGTTGCCTACAGGGAGAAGATGTAGCACAAGATGCTGCCTCGAGGCTTCATTCTTGCTGTGAAGTAGAGACACACAGCAAAAATGAAGTCAAATGTTCAAGTTTTGATGGAGATGGGGGTACACCACCGCAGCTTTGTGACAGTGATGCCAGGAGAACTGCAGAAGACTCTGCAAACCAGACCACAACTGAAGTGGAACTTTTAAGTGATGGACACAACATAAAAGAGATCAATGAGAGTCAATCAAGTTTTGAAGCCACAAACAATGAGGAGTATCTGGATGGCTGTGCAGCACTCACCATTAGTGGCACATTATGGATAAGAAACCAGCACTCTGATCTCTTGCCTGGTGACACCAATGTTAATGAATGTCACCCTGAAACCAGTGTGTTTGAGGCAACTGGAAGTATTCCAGGTATTTCTCCCAGCAGAATGATTTCTGCCATGGACAAAAAGACTGAGGAAGGAGTTACACAGTTTGGGTGCATGGAATCCCCAGATGTTGGCTCAGAGCACTTCTGGGGTACTAAGAGTGATGACATTAAACCAGGTAGCCCTCTGCTGGCTTTGTCACAAAAATCAGATCCTTTAGGAACAGGTTATTCATCTCCAGAGGAAACAGCAGTAGGAGACACTGAGTTGGAAAATGCATCTCCTGAAGCTTACAAAGGTGAAACAACAGGGGTGGATTGCCTGAAGTGCACAGCAGTGGCTGAGAATTCCTCAGGTCTCCCAGATTTGGTGAATGATATCGCTCTTCTGAGAGCTTTGACTCAGCATAGCACAGCATTAGAGAGCTTGCAAAAGATGGAGGAAAGTAACAGCGTGTTCTGTGAAACAGAGGCTTCTAAGGAGACACTTGAACCCCTTGAGAAGGATGAAGGTTCTGTCAGCTTGTATTTTAAAGTGAATTCTGTATGGCTGTAGCTGTTTGACTTCTGTACTCTCATTTCTCCTCATATTTAGAAATGCTCTTGGAATGATGTTTATGTAGGTTCCCTTGTGCAATTTTTACTGTGTAAAGCAACATTGTGAGCTCCATGTCTGTCTCTGTTTGCTCTCATTCAGTTAAATCCTAACTGTGCAATTCATTGCATGGGTAAGGTTTGCAAGACCAGTAAATATTCAGatgttttcaattaaaaaaatccagactgTTGACTGTAACTCACTGTGCTTTTCCATCTCTTGTAGCTACAAAAGAGTTTACAGAAATGCCTTACTCAGAAAGTTTACAGGCATCTTCCTGTTCATACTTTGATTCTCCTGGCCTTATGGTAACCAGTTTTTGACTACATATATTTATCTGTACAAGATAAATTCATTTTCCACCTGGCTCCTGGAATAAAATTCTTGGTTTATGGAACCATAGAGGTTGAGCTACAAATTGCTTAGAGGCATTGTTTCTGAAGCTGGTAATAAACAGAGGATGTCCTCTTGCCAATATTCAGGAGGCCTCATGTATAACAAGAAACATAATGCAAATTTTAGTATTTAGTAATGTTTAATATTCCATTAATATGTCTGGTACTTACTTCTCCTTCCCTACTCCATCTTTTACcacctattttttttcactgtcatTTTAAATACATGGCTTTCCTTGGAATTTTAGCATTCAGGTTGAAATACACTGGGACAACTGTTTGTGTTTGATGATTTACATTGATTTTTATCTAGTGCTATTAAcagccctttttctttttcaatccATCTAAAGCTTAAAGAAAGATTTTAGatcaaatctttctttttttcctgtcctgtttgaaaagcaaatatAGTTTCTTATCCTGTCATGGATGGTCCTGGCTTCCAAATAAAAAGGCTGTAACTGAAACTGCTTCCTTTGTATAAATACAAGACATTTCTTAGCCtaaattttcactttaaatgGTTATTAAATTGTTAGACTAATTAGGTTCTGATACTTTTCTATGCAGCCCAACTGTGTGGACAGTTTATTACAGAAGACAGAGGCATATATTGTACCAATAGCAGCAGCCCAAAGAGACCCTGGGACATCTGACTGGCAACCAAAGGTACCGTTTCTGTGGAACTGAAGTATAATTAACAGTGTTTCCTAAATTTCAGTTAAATGGTTTGCTAATTATAATATATTACAATAAGTCCTAATAAAATTTTAACCAGTTCTCATAATTTTTAGTACAGTTCACTGTGGGAAGTTCCCCAGGGAGTGTTTTAAACTCaaattacaaggaaaaaaacccagacttttttgtttctcttctgcagTTCCCACCAGATTGTTTTTGTTGCATGTACACAAAGTACCTATGTAGATAGTTGCAGAGCAGTTTTCACTTCCTGTTAGTGATAATTCCAATGCCTTGTGTAGCCTGTTGCCTTCCAAGGGCACCAAGTGAAAGGATCAGCAGCTAGTGAGGTCATGTTGAGAGCTCCATGCTCCCAGCTAGgatggcagcagcacctggagaaCATGGACTTTGCAGCTGAGACATTTTTCTCACCCCTCTTTTCGAGGAATTATGACCTTTATGGCTTCAGACaggtaaaacatttttttgtttagttattTGTACTAACCTTAGTGCAAGAAAGTATCCTGTCAATTTAGGATAGAAAATAGTTCATTTTTAGACTGCTACAATCATAGcaaaatcaattatttttacTTACCTTTGCCATAGAGCTTCGTAATGTGTGACTTGGTATTTTCTGCTCCTGTGATCAGCTgcactttgaaaaaaagaagataaacagtTTAATTTCTAACAAGCTTTTgcttatgggttttttttcataaagtCTCCAGGTTCCAGGAGCCTTCATAACGATGATGTTGATGTTATCAGAGAAGGGAATTTTCAAATGAAGCCTGATGCTATTGAAGAGCCAGGAATAAATGAATCCTGTAAGTGAAAGTAAAAGAAGAAGGGCAGTGATTGGCCTCAAAATTTCTGCATGACTTCAGTGCTTCATCTGTTTTTCCTAGCACTGGCATTGGATGTGTATCCTGAAGTGCCACCATGGACAATGTCAGGCTCACCCTCACACTCTGACCTGAGACAAGCCCAGCGGACTGCCTGGGAACCTGGCAAGGTCTGGATTGACTGTCTCTTGCAGatagttttggttttatttcctgtgTGCTCGCGgcaatttcttatttttgaaGATGTTTTAGCTCAACTCTGAGAGACGTTTCAGTTGTTTAGAATCACGAGAGAGGGAATAGTGGTGAAAAGAGCTGTAATCAGGGGTTTTTCCCAGTCATTCACTGGACATGTTAATTCTTCCCCTGTAGATTTCATCAGCACTGACTTCCCCACTTGATCCAGACTCTACAGTTTCTCCAGCTTCAGGAAATGAGGAGACTATTGGAGACATCTGGGAGCCCCTGACACATGGGTTCTTACCAAGTGAACCAGAactcccagatttttttttcagtaagaatTTACAGTTTATACTGGCACTTCACACTGTTTTAGCTGGAAAATCTCTGAGCATGCTTGAAGCACAACAAATTGGGCTATCATAGACAGTTACTTTGCCAATTATATTCTCCTAAAAGAGACTTCAGTAGAGggatttagttttattttaaaaaatcagcttcTGATTTGGGGGCAAAAAGGCTGTAAGCTAAGCTTCTAAATCATATTTAGGTTTTTATTTACGTACTTTTCGTTGTCTTCCATATTCAGCTGTCCTTTGACCCACTTCATTTGACACCTATCAATGACTGTAACTATTGATAGTTAATTTAGTCAAAAGGATGCTTTTTGGTACTAAGAGCTTACTAATCTgcattatttaatattaattcaTAGTTTTGTGGGTTATCttttggaaaaagcagcaaatgttaaACTGGGTGTTTTCTAGTTGGCAGCTGTCAGTGACATCAGATTAATAACCTCCAAAACACAGCCATGTTAAATAACAGTCTTTTATACAGAGTGGCTATATAATGTGTTCTGAATATGgggatttaaaataattaaaattgatTAAAAGAATCACACAAAATCCATCATGGTGTTTGGAGTTTTAGTGTAATACTGCACGGGCACAATCCAGAGAGCTTCCCAGTTAGAAGACAGGATGTAAAAGGAAGAACTTAGAATTCCTTCCTTATCTTTTTGTACACCTGAAGTGCCATCCCTAGGTGCTAGAAGTAAGCTGTAATTTGCCCACAGCCCGGGAGAAATCCAGCTCTCCAGAGGAATGCAGCCTCCCAAGATTGAAGCCGATGGTAAAACCACGAACTCCTTTTGTCTCTCTTCCTGTCACCGAGGAGACTCCTGACGTGTTTTACCCCACTGAGAGCGAGGAGGTCCAGCGATCTTTGGGCTCTTCAGGAGGCAATTTGTGCAGCGAGTCAGTGGCATTTCCTTGGAGTGCTCCTGGCCCCGAGGACAGGAGTTACGAAACCTCTGTGTTTGGGGAGTACACAGAAGACAGACAAAGGGGATCTGTACCACCAGTGCTCCCTAATCTGACTGCCCAACACAGACAAAGCAAGTGGCTGAAGTATCAAAACAGTGCTCAGAGAGATCTGATCCCTGAAAACAGCGCTGACGGGGAAGAGAATGATGACATCTGTGCCCAGAGTGTCCTCAGAATGCTGCCGGGTGACACAGGAGAGGGCAGAGCCATGAATCCAagtgctcccagctctgcactgctgctgccagccaggagctcagctggggAACGCTGTGCAAACAGCAGCCACCCAGATCTGGTTTCAGAGGGGAAGGTACTTTCCCTGCACTTAAGGCAGACACCTTTGGCTGCAGCCACACAAAAGGTGTTGAGTCACCTGAGCTGCCACAGTGGAACAGCAGACAGCCAGGTGTGTAACTGTTCAAGCAAACACAGCTATCACTGacacaaacacatttctctGGCCAAAGTGACTGCATTTATCTGATTTCCTGCAAGGCGTTATCAGTATGATGCAATGTTGCTACCACTAGTGACggaaaaacatgtattttttaaagtcctGTGACTAATGCTTTGTAAAGGTAATTCCTTGGCACACACAGTGCcagatttaaatttttaatctgAATGTTGATGGcaggaagatgaaagaaaagctgttggGCTGTTTTGTCATCTGTAATTAGTAAGAAATTGTGTGCACGAAGGGCTTTCCTTAATTGTGGTATGAGCATCATTTTAATGAACACCTCTTTTTGCTTCAAGGCATCATCTCTGACTTCAAAATATTATCAATTCCTTCCGTTGTAGTTGTGTAAAAGTCAAGTTATGGCTTTGAATAAGCACCTAAAAATTTAGCACAGC
Proteins encoded in this region:
- the ZGRF1 gene encoding protein ZGRF1 isoform X2, which codes for MASQEFTVLYTHQKMKKSKTWQDGILKVRTGRNQATLFDDKGQCLESIFIKSQVTPGDDLESERYLITVEAVKVSEKPSEDQPRKAETPAVDRNGVKPSLLPPRHLPVGLKRKFTGFQGPRQVEKKIPAVEDEEKPTVLPLSKQCQGSFPSQFYISSPLFSTIRKKDAETNPSAGFQEEGCKDRGREHMSVSSLLSTPFTDSCEETEKENSDQFVVKTESPLLTGPTGPRAVSHHIRSTAQIIALLKSKPAQGHREQTSGVTGCLSTFQTAENADLYDKKSPVLAAFSGNPANGLIPDTQRLPFTQGAGSDKKDWNAEMLPNSTKQPGAEEVTGQRQDKKVNNLRQGLQDHCDTDSCFLPECTVSRMSDSQFVPSSGDISRSASPTTFENNPFGYREQHSGTDKLRENLSVEMQNELHPRQNSEGVSSDPELSGDVTLTEAGVVKEVFSLHGKDCSSDEELMEVNFSLMETFDFNDTDNEDMCEREVKELAEGDTPSQSPGCLQGEDVAQDAASRLHSCCEVETHSKNEVKCSSFDGDGGTPPQLCDSDARRTAEDSANQTTTEVELLSDGHNIKEINESQSSFEATNNEEYLDGCAALTISGTLWIRNQHSDLLPGDTNVNECHPETSVFEATGSIPGISPSRMISAMDKKTEEGVTQFGCMESPDVGSEHFWGTKSDDIKPGSPLLALSQKSDPLGTGYSSPEETAVGDTELENASPEAYKGETTGVDCLKCTAVAENSSGLPDLVNDIALLRALTQHSTALESLQKMEESNSVFCETEASKETLEPLEKDEATKEFTEMPYSESLQASSCSYFDSPGLMPNCVDSLLQKTEAYIVPIAAAQRDPGTSDWQPKSPGSRSLHNDDVDVIREGNFQMKPDAIEEPGINESSLALDVYPEVPPWTMSGSPSHSDLRQAQRTAWEPGKISSALTSPLDPDSTVSPASGNEETIGDIWEPLTHGFLPSEPELPDFFFTREKSSSPEECSLPRLKPMVKPRTPFVSLPVTEETPDVFYPTESEEVQRSLGSSGGNLCSESVAFPWSAPGPEDRSYETSVFGEYTEDRQRGSVPPVLPNLTAQHRQSKWLKYQNSAQRDLIPENSADGEENDDICAQSVLRMLPGDTGEGRAMNPSAPSSALLLPARSSAGERCANSSHPDLVSEGKVLSLHLRQTPLAAATQKVLSHLSCHSGTADSQDITISELSFPPADKVKHANLPKRKISIPAVFQSHTQYKQVFKAALTEQLNVMLFELAQRLHNALSKVDISFYTTVKDRQSQSQGSCAPLCNHMHPAKLVMVKKEGQNKGRLFYACDAPKAEQCSFFKWIEDVNPTQTKSRPSAVLHDTKSIGTYLRSQKIAVYEECQLLVRKAFEIPTQRYSKFRKFMNTPASFDGDSKAKLYLKLSRKEHSSLYSKDDIWVVSKTLNFDPIDTFIASSAFFGPSSNNEIELLPLKGYSPSNWRSSMCVHALLVCNASGEVAALRNMEEHFNPSTLPLIPYLLKMNFNSENTTKRVNKRKFTPPAMSLKRSMTSGPVSSEVAMGVAEEMIQRFSLNPDQATSLIHIAQMMTSCENLKSGEGHQSLPITIIRGVFGAGKSYLLSVVILFLVQLFESSEAVQGPRATPWKLLIASSTNVAVDRILLGLLDLGFEDFIRVGSIRKITKAILPHSLHAGSGNENEQLKELLALMKEDLTPAEKIYVRKSIEQHKLGTNKTILQQVKVVGVTCAACPFPCLNTLRFPVVMLDECSQMTEPASLLPIARFQCEKLVLVGDPKQLPPTVQGSESVHEQGLEQTLFDRLCLMGHNPILLRTQYRCHPALSAIANELFYEGNLIDGISEEDRTPLLEWLPTLCFYSVHGMEQIERDNSFYNMAEAHFTVKLIQSLIASGIEGAAIGVITLYKSQMYKIQNLLSGVHSEAFEVKPVQVSTVDAFQGAEREIIVLSCVRTRHFGFIDSEKRMNVALTRAKRHLLIVGSLACLSRNKLWGRVIHHCKGWENGLQHASQCEQQLNDILKSYSENWQEEELSKKKEK